In one Mixophyes fleayi isolate aMixFle1 chromosome 4 unlocalized genomic scaffold, aMixFle1.hap1 SUPER_4_unloc_3, whole genome shotgun sequence genomic region, the following are encoded:
- the CHCHD5 gene encoding coiled-coil-helix-coiled-coil-helix domain-containing protein 5: MEAALEVTAKYCRKELEAYGQCVTDKPGTWQHDCHKLKVDVAQCTSSHPIIQKIRAQCTEPFAAFEQCLKLNQTAVEKCSKHVTDFLQCAQSVKVTD, encoded by the exons AT GGAGGCCGCCCTGGAGGTTACAGCTAAATATTGCCGCAAGGAGCTGGAAGCATATGGTCAGTGTGTAACCGACAAACCAGGAACATGGCAACATGACTGTCATAAGCTGAAAGTAGACGTGGCCCAGTGTACTTCCTCACA CCCCATCATACAGAAGATCCGCGCTCAGTGTACAGAACCCTTTGCAGCCTTTGAACAATGTCTAAAACTGAACCAGACAGCTGTGGAAAAGTGCTCGAAACACGTGACTGATTTCCTGCAGTGTGCACAGAGTGTCAAGGTCACTGACTAg